A genomic window from Leishmania donovani BPK282A1 complete genome, chromosome 16 includes:
- a CDS encoding transaldolase, putative, translated as MPNRLEQLREMTTVVADTANFSLMEKFRPEDATTNPSLVLAGSQMTEYANLLTEAIDYARANISRHSDHYTSDDNDENLVALALDKLTVSFGIQILKVVPGRVSTEVDAKLSFNEQKMIDKARLLIRMYEEAGISRNRIYIKLASTWEGIQAARTLEKEGICCNLTLLFSFAQAVACAQANVSLISPFVGRILDWYRKAEPAKADCFVGAADPGVVSVTKIYNYYKKHGYKTIVMGASFRNVEEILELAGCDKLTISPSLLEELAASEGNVVRKLHPDKVTEVEKLPELSREDFLFMHNEDPMAVEKLSEGIRNFHKDTVKLTNAIHEKL; from the coding sequence ATGCCGAACCGACTCGAGCAACTCCGCGAGATGACAACTGTCGTCGCCGATACGGCGAACTTCAGTCTCATGGAGAAGTTCCGGCCGGAGGATGCGACGACGAACCCATCACTTGTGCTGGCCGGATCACAGATGACCGAATACGCGAACCTCTTGACGGAGGCTATCGATTACGCCAGGGCAAACATCAGCAGGCACAGTGATCACTACACAAGCGATGACAACGACGAGAACCTGGTGGCCCTCGCGCTTGATAAGCTGACGGTCAGCTTCGGCATCCAGATATTGAAGGTCGTGCCGGGCCGCGTGAGCACCGAGGTGGACGCGAAGCTGTCCTTCAATGAGCAAAAGATGATCGACAAGGCGCGCCTTCTTATTCGGATGTACGAGGAGGCTGGCATCAGCCGCAACCGCATCTACATCAAGCTGGCCTCCACCTGGGAGGGCATCCAGGCCGCTCGTacgctggagaaggagggcatCTGCTGCAACCtgacgctgctcttctcgtTCGCTCAGGCGGTCGCGTGCGCACAGGCGAACGTCTCCCTCATCTCGCCTTTCGTCGGTCGCATCCTTGATTGGTACAGGAAGGCGGAGCCGGCCAAGGCGGACTGCTTCGTCGGCGCGGCCGACCCCGGTGTTGTCTCCGTCACTAAGATCTACAACTACTACAAGAAGCACGGCTACAAGACCATCGTTATGGGCGCCTCCTTCCGCAACGTTGAGGAGATCTTGGAGCTGGCCGGCTGCGACAAGCTCACCATCTCCCCCTCGCtactggaggagctggcagCCAGTGAAGGCAACGTCGTCCGCAAGCTCCACCCCGACAAGGTGACGGAGGTGGAGAAACTGCCAGAGCTGTCGAGAGAGGACTTCCTCTTCATGCACAATGAAGACCCGATGGCTGTCGAGAAGCTCTCCGAGGGCATCCGCAACTTCCACAAGGACACAGTGAAGCTGACGAACGCCATCCATGAGAAGCTGTAA